A single Pedobacter sp. PACM 27299 DNA region contains:
- a CDS encoding YceI family protein: MKRLILAVVVLGTTLFSFKSNAQTTWEIDPSHSKIGFEITHMMISDVEGSFKNFQSTIVSSKPDFSDAVITLTADVNSVNTDNGQRDEHLKGEDFFDAAKFPTLTFKSTSVKKVGGNKYKVAGNLTFHGVTKPVTLDATLRGLTTNPMSKKPTAGFKVTGTIKRADFKFGTKYGSAMLGEEVTLTANTEFVQK; this comes from the coding sequence ATGAAAAGATTAATCTTAGCTGTTGTAGTCTTAGGTACTACCCTTTTTTCTTTCAAATCTAATGCACAAACGACTTGGGAAATTGACCCATCTCACTCTAAAATAGGTTTTGAAATCACTCACATGATGATCTCTGACGTAGAAGGATCTTTCAAAAACTTCCAGTCTACTATCGTTTCTTCGAAACCAGATTTCTCTGATGCAGTGATTACTTTAACTGCAGATGTAAACTCTGTAAATACTGACAATGGCCAAAGAGACGAACACTTGAAAGGTGAAGATTTCTTTGATGCAGCTAAATTCCCAACATTAACTTTCAAAAGCACTTCAGTAAAGAAAGTTGGCGGCAACAAATACAAAGTTGCTGGTAACCTTACTTTCCACGGTGTAACTAAACCGGTGACTTTAGATGCCACTTTAAGAGGCTTAACCACTAACCCAATGTCTAAAAAGCCTACTGCTGGTTTCAAAGTTACTGGAACTATCAAAAGAGCTGACTTTAAATTTGGTACTAAATATGGTTCAGCAATGTTAGGTGAAGAAGTAACTCTAACTGCAAACACTGAATTCGTACAGAAATAA
- a CDS encoding helix-turn-helix domain-containing protein, producing MNLLCVILLSLSTINSLALIFKTGNQLLKNKMLGISLLCYNISLLVYFLWIDTGFIIEYPHLLRVISPLIYLNAPFFYFYIRNSLSNTDGLKKYDYLHFLPALIHFFDLIPFYILPLSEKREIANLIFRNKDLLNYIGSGIIPISFHYLFRLVIQLGYLIYCLYLVVKLQPQYLKLIHKAELKNWLSISLMAMATIMISNFCFMMFTYFGENQDQYSGPKFACSLIAFLGILFLNAYINFKPELVYGYPGNPLLQSEFPENTADEKQTAILNPEVEIPVELEIKGMDQGLEKIRYALEQEKVFLLKGITIIDFAKHTGIPPKVLSVLINRKFKINFNELINNYRVEYAIELLDQQILERYSIEGLASMVGFNSRITFFNAFKKKIGYSPKEYMKTKLTATNSVF from the coding sequence ATGAACTTATTGTGCGTAATTTTACTCTCCCTTTCTACAATCAATAGCCTGGCCTTAATTTTTAAAACAGGGAATCAGCTGTTAAAAAACAAGATGTTAGGGATTTCCCTACTTTGTTATAACATCTCTTTACTGGTGTACTTCCTGTGGATAGATACTGGATTTATCATAGAATATCCCCATTTACTGCGCGTCATCAGCCCTTTAATTTATCTGAATGCCCCTTTCTTTTATTTTTATATACGGAACTCTCTGAGCAATACGGATGGTTTAAAAAAGTATGATTACCTGCACTTTCTTCCTGCATTGATTCATTTTTTCGATTTGATCCCATTTTATATTTTACCGCTCTCAGAAAAGCGGGAAATCGCAAATTTGATCTTCAGGAATAAGGATTTACTGAATTACATCGGCTCAGGAATTATTCCTATTTCATTTCATTATCTTTTTAGATTGGTCATTCAATTAGGATACCTCATTTATTGCCTTTATCTGGTTGTAAAATTACAGCCGCAATACCTGAAATTAATTCATAAAGCAGAATTGAAGAACTGGCTGTCCATCTCATTAATGGCCATGGCAACGATCATGATCAGCAATTTTTGTTTCATGATGTTTACTTATTTTGGAGAAAATCAGGACCAGTATTCCGGGCCTAAATTTGCCTGTTCGCTGATCGCTTTTTTAGGCATCCTGTTTCTCAATGCTTACATCAATTTTAAACCGGAACTGGTATATGGCTATCCTGGAAATCCATTGCTGCAATCCGAATTTCCAGAAAATACTGCTGATGAAAAGCAAACTGCCATTCTAAACCCTGAGGTGGAAATTCCGGTCGAATTGGAGATCAAAGGAATGGATCAGGGCTTGGAAAAGATTCGCTATGCTTTGGAACAAGAAAAGGTTTTTCTGCTGAAAGGCATCACTATTATTGACTTTGCAAAGCATACGGGGATTCCTCCGAAAGTATTATCGGTGCTGATTAACAGGAAATTTAAAATCAATTTCAACGAATTAATCAACAATTATCGGGTGGAATATGCCATAGAATTACTCGATCAGCAGATTTTGGAACGTTATTCCATTGAAGGATTGGCCTCAATGGTTGGATTTAATTCTAGAATTACCTTTTTCAACGCTTTTAAAAAGAAAATTGGTTATAGCCCAAAGGAATATATGAAAACTAAGTTAACAGCTACTAATTCAGTTTTTTAA
- a CDS encoding EamA family transporter, with protein sequence MWWIYALLSALFASLTAILAKIGIKGVDTDLATAIRTLVILVLAWSMVFYKHAESGLGGLSRMNWTFLILSGIATGLSWIFYFKALQIGKVSQVAPLDKASVAITILLSVLFLGETLTIKTAIGALLIVGGTFVLIL encoded by the coding sequence ATGTGGTGGATCTATGCTCTACTATCGGCCCTTTTCGCCTCCTTAACGGCAATTCTTGCAAAGATCGGGATCAAAGGCGTGGACACCGATCTCGCTACAGCCATTCGCACCCTGGTTATTTTGGTATTGGCATGGAGCATGGTATTTTACAAGCATGCGGAAAGTGGATTGGGAGGTTTATCCCGTATGAACTGGACGTTTTTGATTCTTTCTGGTATTGCTACCGGCCTTTCCTGGATATTTTATTTTAAAGCCCTGCAGATAGGAAAAGTTTCTCAGGTCGCTCCGCTGGATAAAGCAAGTGTGGCCATTACGATTTTACTTTCTGTGTTATTTCTTGGTGAAACATTGACTATAAAAACTGCCATCGGTGCCCTATTAATTGTTGGGGGAACATTTGTATTGATTCTATAA